The genomic segment CTCCACAAGCCCCAGCATCCTCACTGCATTCTTAAAGGAAACCCCGGTTCCAGAGCACTTCGAACAAGAGCAGCTGAGTGTCATTTGCCATGGCAGTGGCAACAGGAGCCACACATTGGAGCTCTCAGACAACACGCCAGCCTCCTGGGAGTCAGGTCATGGCCATGGCATCATGCCAGAGGTGTACATCCAGGCAGCTGCAGCTGTTTCTGCTTCTTTCCAAGGAGAAAGTAAAGCAGTGAACTTACCAGGTGAGGTTCTTAGATCCTCATCTAACAACATGGCATCCAGTAATGCTCAGGAAGCACGTAAAGAAGATGAGAGGTCAGCAGGAATGACTCCAGGGAGGGAGGAGCCAACCTTTAAAGAGCTTTCAGGTACAAATTCTAGCTCCCTGAGTGCCAGCCCCATTGACAGGATTTCTATCAAGGTAGGCAGTCAAGCTGAAGTAAGTCACGGAGTAGGAAAATTTGAAGCCACACCATCTGCGTTTACGGTGAAAACCACAAATGGACACACAAGAGACCCAGATTGCAGACAATCCAAGGCTTGTGGCCCCACCAACAAAGCTGACCAGTCTGGGAGCCTGGATCCCACTGATAAAGGGGGTACAAGGGAGAGGAAACCCTCATCTCCTCAAATAAAAGAACGAGAATCTACTGGCACCAATACCCCCGATGAAAAGGCAGAGGCCAGAACCTTATTGCTCAATCCTAAATCTCAAGAAAGCAGAGGCATAGCATCAGCTCCTAATCCTACACCTTCTCCAATGAGAAAGAACCAGGAGAGTGCCCTCGAAGAAAATAAACAGAGTAAGACAGCTGCAAGCCTGAGCCTGCCAGCTGATTCCATGGGTGATTCCAGTCCAAGTTCTGGGAAGAAGACCCCTTCTCGCTCGGTGAAAGCCAGCCCACGCCGGGCTAGCCGGGTCAGTGAGTTCCTTAAGGAGCAAAAGTTAAATGTGACAGCAGCTGCTGCTCAGGTAGGACTCACtccaggagagaagaaaaagcagCTGGGTGCGGACTCCAAGCTGCAGTTGAAACAGTCCAAGCATGTCAGAGACGTCGTGTGGGATGAGCAGGGCATGACCTGGGAAGTGTACGGTGCTTCCTTGGACCCAGAATCCTTGGGTATCGCGATCCAGAACCACTTACAAAGACAAATCAGGGAACATGAGAAATTAATTAAAGCTCAAAGCAGCCAGACCCGGAGATCCATTTCCTCAGATACTTCTTCAAATAAAAAACTCAAAGGAAGGCAGCACAGTGTTTTCCAGTCCATGCTGCAGAACTTTCGACGCCCAAACTGCTGTGTTCGTCCTGCCCCTTCTTCTGTGTTAGATTGAAAGGAAATGTGCATGGGAGCTCTTGTGTACATTTAGGGTGTTCATAAGTGTCAGTCTGTGTGAAAGCTTACTTATATTGTTTTTCCCagagaccaaaaagagaaagagctatTAATAGAAAGCAAGTATGAAATACAGGAAATTGCTATTAAGAATTGTAGGGTCCTTTGCCGtaaataaaaatgtcatttcAATTTGAAAGAGAAGCAAGCGTCACTGAAGGTTTACCAAACTTAATTAAGAGGAAATAATATTCACTAGTTTTTTAAATATGATGTTGCTTATAGATAGCATTATCATTTTACATGTGTCATTTTTTATTACTGCCTCAATTTATCACACTATGGCATTTCCATTAAAATCTgtgctttatatttaaaatagcaaaaacactattaacaaaacactgttaaaattTCTAGTCCTATTGCAGTAAGAATGCTATAACCACACAAATTTTAAGTAAGTgataaaaaccataatgtaaaaaaaattgagaaaaatttgACTCTTTCCTAGTCAGATGATGTTCAATAAAagcatttaaatgcataaaataccaAATAGAAAGTAATATTTGTAAACATAGGCCGACAACCCTTTTTATAAACCTTGTTATACCTGTTAATGAATACAAGGAGGTTATATTAGGGAAATTAGTTAAGCTTTTGAATATAAATACTGCCTACATAAAACATGAATTTATATATACAGATTTTCCTGCACTGAAGACAAGGTACATCTCTGTGATTTTAACTAGATTAAATTCATGTTTTCTTACCCTACTGAAAGTACATGGGGGCGAATTCTTTAAAAGAGTCATCAAATTAGTGACAGTACTTGATTTTATGCTGTTTAGGTATTTTCCAGTAACATTCTACTGAGATTTATGGCTCCAGTAAG from the Dasypus novemcinctus isolate mDasNov1 chromosome 1, mDasNov1.1.hap2, whole genome shotgun sequence genome contains:
- the GPRIN3 gene encoding G protein-regulated inducer of neurite outgrowth 3, whose protein sequence is MGTVPDPLRSAKTSPITASRKEEEPGEVQPTSPQHPAALLCKNTNGLSGLPSKPDLKPLAAAEALMQAQELETTHPDMSFPDVFNEVEKVSPTVISPGNTQQPGSSEPIEPVLCSSSGKEFRHSPSTMPASQYANQAIPAGQTKASPSLVPADPQGKSQRSSGGEQPEKSSCPVGGICGSSNQVPCDFLFQETIEEKVQTPNIAAKVSGHSACPVGEGNKQRAYCDSETRSADSPPREVGCSENKPPSAMAVDLQAMVSVTPPPSHFTSDGSALPPDPEKVLQPAQQQVSRFKEASTMTSQAESDVSNRAQQDAEVQAVASVESRSVSTSPSILTAFLKETPVPEHFEQEQLSVICHGSGNRSHTLELSDNTPASWESGHGHGIMPEVYIQAAAAVSASFQGESKAVNLPGEVLRSSSNNMASSNAQEARKEDERSAGMTPGREEPTFKELSGTNSSSLSASPIDRISIKVGSQAEVSHGVGKFEATPSAFTVKTTNGHTRDPDCRQSKACGPTNKADQSGSLDPTDKGGTRERKPSSPQIKERESTGTNTPDEKAEARTLLLNPKSQESRGIASAPNPTPSPMRKNQESALEENKQSKTAASLSLPADSMGDSSPSSGKKTPSRSVKASPRRASRVSEFLKEQKLNVTAAAAQVGLTPGEKKKQLGADSKLQLKQSKHVRDVVWDEQGMTWEVYGASLDPESLGIAIQNHLQRQIREHEKLIKAQSSQTRRSISSDTSSNKKLKGRQHSVFQSMLQNFRRPNCCVRPAPSSVLD